From Crassaminicella indica, one genomic window encodes:
- a CDS encoding homoserine dehydrogenase, with product MKHIKIGLLGLGNIGKGVWNIIENNKNKVESYIGSSIEIKKILVRDIQKNRDISVPKEILTTDPNKIIQDPEIDIIVEVMGGIDTAFEYIKESFKNGKHVVTANKAVIATYGDILYELAKKYGVALRYEASVGGGIPIINTLTQSLSANKIDELVGIINGTTNYILTQMSDFEMDFNEALKLAQKKGYAEADPTSDIEGEDAAFKLSILISVAFGIRISPNEIPREGITKISKKDIEYASQLGYKIKLLAAAKKLDKNFEFYVHPTLVPIHHPLASVSNEFNALFIRGNAVGELMLYGKGAGSMPTGSAVVGDILEICKIIKTDYKNQSIDPFKEINLNIIGEGISQYYIHTEVVDKPGVLGKIASTFSKYNISLESVVQRARGNQSVPLIFITHEVERNQLDKALEEIKQNRFVNEIASILRVENLS from the coding sequence ATGAAACATATAAAAATAGGATTGTTAGGTCTTGGTAATATTGGTAAAGGAGTATGGAATATCATAGAAAATAATAAAAATAAAGTTGAAAGCTATATTGGAAGTAGCATAGAAATTAAAAAGATTTTAGTTAGAGATATACAGAAAAATAGAGATATTTCTGTACCAAAAGAAATATTAACTACTGATCCTAATAAAATAATTCAAGATCCTGAAATTGATATAATCGTTGAAGTAATGGGAGGAATAGATACTGCTTTTGAATATATTAAAGAATCCTTTAAAAACGGAAAACATGTTGTTACAGCCAATAAAGCAGTAATTGCAACCTATGGTGATATCCTTTATGAATTAGCAAAAAAATATGGCGTGGCATTAAGATATGAAGCAAGCGTAGGTGGAGGAATCCCTATTATTAATACTTTAACACAAAGTCTTTCTGCTAATAAAATTGATGAGCTTGTCGGGATTATCAATGGAACAACAAACTATATCCTTACACAAATGAGCGACTTTGAAATGGATTTTAATGAAGCTTTAAAATTAGCCCAAAAAAAAGGTTATGCAGAAGCAGACCCAACATCTGATATAGAAGGAGAAGATGCAGCCTTTAAGCTATCTATTTTAATTTCTGTAGCTTTTGGCATAAGAATTTCTCCTAATGAAATTCCAAGAGAAGGGATTACTAAAATTTCTAAAAAGGATATCGAATACGCCTCTCAATTAGGATATAAAATAAAATTATTGGCTGCTGCAAAAAAGCTTGATAAAAATTTCGAGTTTTACGTACATCCTACATTAGTTCCTATTCATCATCCACTAGCTTCTGTGAGCAATGAATTTAATGCTCTTTTTATTCGAGGTAATGCTGTAGGTGAACTAATGCTTTACGGCAAAGGAGCAGGTTCTATGCCTACAGGAAGTGCTGTAGTCGGAGACATTTTAGAGATCTGCAAAATCATTAAAACAGATTATAAAAATCAATCTATTGATCCTTTTAAAGAAATAAATTTAAACATTATCGGTGAAGGAATCAGCCAGTATTACATTCATACAGAAGTAGTAGATAAGCCTGGAGTACTAGGAAAGATTGCATCAACCTTTTCAAAATATAATATAAGTCTAGAATCTGTAGTACAAAGAGCAAGAGGAAATCAATCTGTTCCGCTCATCTTTATCACTCACGAAGTAGAACGTAATCAATTAGATAAAGCATTAGAAGAAATAAAGCAAAATAGATTTGTAAATGAAATTGCAAGTATATTAAGAGTAGAAAATCTATCATAA
- a CDS encoding SDR family NAD(P)-dependent oxidoreductase, with amino-acid sequence MLQRKDFLSLEGRVAVISGAASGIGLATAQLLSAYGAKVAMLDVNEKGEEEAELIRKEGRIAKFYKCDVTSIKNVKEVVDAIKEKFGRIDILFNNAGVTVRKTVVGLNEHEWDFVLDVGLKGTYLLSKHVIPIMAEGGGGSIINTGSGWGLKGGDNAAAYCAVKGGIVNLTRAMAIDHGKHNIRVNSVNPGDTDTEMLREEGRQTGIVVDEKTQKKYLIDCGKDRPLGRLGTVEDIAKVVLFLASDLSSWMTGSAVVVDGGGIA; translated from the coding sequence ATGCTACAAAGAAAAGATTTTTTATCATTGGAGGGTAGGGTTGCTGTTATTTCAGGAGCGGCAAGTGGAATTGGATTAGCTACAGCACAGCTTTTATCAGCTTATGGTGCAAAAGTAGCAATGCTTGATGTAAATGAAAAGGGAGAAGAAGAAGCTGAGCTTATTAGAAAAGAAGGAAGAATAGCTAAATTCTATAAATGTGATGTAACATCTATTAAAAATGTAAAAGAAGTTGTTGATGCTATAAAAGAAAAGTTTGGACGTATTGATATTTTATTCAATAATGCAGGTGTTACAGTTAGAAAGACAGTTGTTGGATTAAATGAGCATGAATGGGATTTTGTATTAGATGTAGGGCTAAAAGGTACATATTTATTATCTAAGCATGTGATTCCAATTATGGCAGAAGGTGGCGGTGGTAGCATTATTAATACAGGTTCTGGATGGGGATTAAAAGGAGGAGATAATGCAGCAGCTTATTGTGCTGTAAAGGGAGGAATTGTTAACTTAACTCGTGCTATGGCAATAGATCATGGAAAGCATAATATTCGTGTAAATAGTGTTAATCCTGGAGATACGGATACAGAAATGCTTAGGGAGGAAGGTCGTCAAACAGGGATAGTTGTAGATGAAAAAACACAGAAGAAATATCTTATTGATTGTGGAAAAGACAGACCGCTAGGAAGACTTGGAACTGTAGAAGATATAGCAAAAGTAGTACTATTTTTAGCTAGTGATCTCTCAAGCTGGATGACAGGTAGTGCAGTAGTTGTTGATGGTGGTGGAATAGCATAA
- the gcvPA gene encoding aminomethyl-transferring glycine dehydrogenase subunit GcvPA, whose product MSIQGFKSHPYIPNSVVDVQQEMLKEIGINSLEELHAEIPEEIKLKGNMNLPKPFSSEYELRRHVEGLLKKNKTCKENINFLGAGCWQHYVPAICDEINSRGEFLTAYGGEPYNDFGRFQALFEYQSLVAELVDMDVVNVPTMDGAQAAATAIRMAGRITKRNEVLVPKAMDKEKFLIMKNYCAKDLTLIKVDYDIKTGQLDIEDLNKKISEKTAAVFFENPSFLGFIEEHGQEISDIAHNAGALSVVGVDPSSLGVMIPPSQYGADIISGDLQPLGIHMNYGGGQSGFMATRDEERFVMEFPSRLFGIAPTIVEGEYGFGDVAYDRTSFGHHRHEGKEYVGTQTALWGITAGVYLATMGPVGMFELGQAIMQKSQYAIKKINAINGVKGSLFDAVSFKEFVVNFDETGKTVREINKFLIEKNIFGGKDLSKDFPELGESALYCVTEVHTKEDIDRLVAALEECVK is encoded by the coding sequence ATGAGCATACAAGGATTTAAATCACATCCATATATTCCAAATTCTGTTGTAGATGTACAACAGGAGATGTTAAAGGAAATAGGAATAAATAGTCTTGAAGAGCTTCATGCAGAAATTCCAGAAGAGATAAAGCTTAAGGGAAATATGAATCTTCCAAAGCCTTTTAGCTCTGAATATGAATTAAGACGACATGTTGAGGGATTATTGAAAAAAAATAAAACTTGTAAAGAAAATATTAACTTTTTAGGGGCTGGTTGCTGGCAGCATTATGTACCAGCTATATGTGATGAGATTAACTCAAGAGGAGAATTTTTAACTGCTTATGGTGGAGAGCCATACAATGATTTTGGAAGATTTCAAGCATTATTTGAATATCAAAGCTTAGTTGCAGAGCTTGTTGATATGGATGTAGTAAATGTTCCAACTATGGATGGGGCACAAGCAGCAGCTACAGCAATTAGAATGGCAGGAAGAATAACAAAAAGAAATGAAGTATTAGTGCCAAAAGCTATGGATAAGGAAAAATTTTTGATTATGAAAAATTATTGTGCAAAAGATTTAACCCTTATTAAAGTAGATTATGATATAAAAACAGGACAATTAGATATTGAAGATTTAAATAAAAAAATTTCTGAAAAAACGGCAGCAGTATTTTTTGAAAATCCTTCTTTTCTAGGATTCATTGAAGAACATGGACAAGAAATTTCTGATATTGCACATAATGCAGGAGCCCTTAGTGTTGTAGGAGTAGACCCAAGTTCGTTAGGGGTAATGATACCTCCTAGTCAATATGGTGCAGATATTATTAGTGGAGATTTGCAGCCATTAGGGATACATATGAATTATGGTGGAGGACAGTCAGGATTTATGGCTACTCGTGATGAAGAAAGATTTGTAATGGAATTTCCATCACGTTTATTTGGAATAGCACCAACTATCGTTGAAGGTGAGTATGGATTTGGAGATGTTGCTTATGATAGAACTTCTTTTGGTCATCATAGACATGAAGGAAAAGAATATGTTGGAACGCAAACAGCACTTTGGGGGATTACAGCAGGTGTATATCTAGCAACAATGGGGCCAGTTGGTATGTTTGAATTAGGTCAAGCTATTATGCAAAAATCTCAATACGCAATAAAAAAAATTAATGCAATAAATGGTGTAAAGGGTTCATTATTTGATGCTGTAAGCTTTAAAGAGTTTGTAGTAAATTTTGATGAAACTGGAAAAACGGTAAGAGAAATCAATAAATTTTTAATAGAAAAAAACATATTTGGTGGAAAAGATTTATCAAAAGATTTTCCAGAGCTAGGAGAAAGTGCTTTGTATTGTGTGACTGAAGTGCATACAAAGGAAGATATTGATCGATTGGTAGCAGCTCTTGAAGAATGTGTGAAATAA
- the gcvPB gene encoding aminomethyl-transferring glycine dehydrogenase subunit GcvPB, translating into MKRINRNYKVRNFHQAKWDEPIIFELSKKGERGVLVPKAEDEIVDLVGDGISKLPKNMMRKEAPNLPEISQPRVLRHYMRLSQMTLGADVNIEIGQGTCTVKYSPKVNEQLARMPEMTEIHPLQHESTVQGILEIMYKTDLLMREISGMDRFTFQPGGGSQAIMTMASVVRAYHQANGCEDKKDEIITTLYSHPSDAAAPALMGYKIIYIHPDENGYPDFEAFKAAVSERTAAFFVANPEDTGVYNTRIQEFTSLVHENGGLCCYDQANANGLLGVTRAREAGFDMCFFNLHKTFSTPHGCGGPATGAMGVTKELEKFMPAPLIDFDGEKYFLNYDITNNSYAVGKVRLFNGVAPVVMKAYAWIMSMGPEGLYEVAKIAVLNNNYLFKKLMELDCVDAPYIRGKQRIEQVRYTIEKLTKDTGIKTEDVQRRMMDFGMHYWTSHHPYYVPEPMTLEPTETPSKEDLDEYIATLEYIFKEAYETPEKFKNAPYCSSCHRVDESYMDDPNKWAITWRSYLKKSTV; encoded by the coding sequence ATGAAAAGGATCAATAGAAACTACAAAGTAAGAAACTTTCACCAAGCAAAATGGGATGAACCGATTATATTTGAATTGAGCAAAAAGGGAGAAAGAGGAGTTTTAGTTCCAAAGGCTGAAGATGAAATTGTAGATTTGGTTGGAGATGGGATTTCAAAGCTTCCTAAAAATATGATGAGAAAGGAAGCTCCTAATTTGCCAGAAATATCTCAACCAAGAGTGTTAAGACATTATATGCGCTTGTCTCAAATGACACTAGGTGCAGATGTAAATATAGAAATTGGGCAAGGAACTTGTACTGTAAAATATAGTCCAAAAGTAAATGAGCAATTAGCAAGAATGCCTGAAATGACAGAAATACACCCACTTCAACATGAAAGTACTGTTCAAGGTATTTTAGAAATTATGTATAAAACAGATCTTTTAATGCGAGAAATTTCTGGTATGGATCGTTTTACATTCCAGCCGGGTGGAGGAAGTCAGGCTATTATGACTATGGCATCCGTAGTGAGAGCTTATCATCAAGCTAATGGGTGCGAAGATAAGAAAGATGAAATCATTACAACTCTTTATTCGCATCCATCAGATGCAGCAGCTCCAGCATTGATGGGATATAAAATTATTTATATTCATCCAGATGAAAATGGGTATCCAGATTTTGAAGCTTTTAAAGCAGCCGTATCTGAAAGAACAGCAGCATTTTTTGTTGCAAATCCAGAAGATACTGGAGTATATAATACTAGGATACAGGAATTTACATCTCTTGTACATGAAAATGGAGGGCTTTGCTGCTATGATCAAGCAAATGCAAATGGCTTACTTGGTGTCACAAGAGCAAGAGAAGCAGGCTTTGATATGTGTTTTTTCAACTTACATAAAACATTCTCAACACCTCATGGTTGCGGTGGACCTGCAACTGGAGCTATGGGAGTAACAAAAGAATTAGAAAAATTTATGCCAGCTCCACTAATAGATTTTGATGGAGAAAAATATTTTTTAAATTATGACATTACAAATAATTCATATGCTGTAGGGAAGGTTAGATTATTTAATGGTGTAGCACCTGTTGTGATGAAAGCTTATGCATGGATTATGAGCATGGGTCCAGAGGGATTGTATGAGGTTGCTAAAATAGCAGTGCTAAATAATAATTATTTATTTAAAAAGCTCATGGAGTTAGATTGTGTAGATGCACCATACATTAGAGGAAAACAACGCATAGAGCAAGTTAGATATACAATAGAAAAATTAACTAAAGATACGGGTATTAAGACGGAAGATGTACAAAGAAGGATGATGGATTTTGGTATGCACTATTGGACTAGTCACCATCCATACTATGTTCCAGAGCCAATGACATTAGAGCCTACCGAAACCCCATCAAAAGAAGATTTAGATGAATATATTGCGACTCTTGAATATATATTTAAAGAAGCTTATGAAACACCAGAAAAATTCAAAAATGCACCATATTGTAGCTCGTGTCATAGAGTTGATGAATCATATATGGATGATCCAAATAAATGGGCAATAACTTGGAGGAGTTATCTTAAAAAATCTACTGTTTAA
- a CDS encoding chemotaxis protein CheX, whose product MNVELINPFIKASKDILHQMANIPCEMGKVFTREGSFDGSDVMIFIGLTGQLKGQAILGMNEDMARKIASNMMGGMPVNNLDDIAKSAISELGNMILGNAATLLYNKGITIDITPPTLLIGEKLSVSTSSKETITVPLNTDCGIIELDIAIKE is encoded by the coding sequence ATGAATGTAGAGTTGATAAATCCTTTTATAAAAGCCAGTAAGGATATTTTACATCAAATGGCAAACATACCATGTGAGATGGGAAAAGTGTTTACTAGAGAAGGTTCTTTTGACGGTTCAGATGTAATGATCTTTATAGGATTAACTGGTCAATTAAAAGGACAAGCAATTTTAGGAATGAATGAAGATATGGCAAGAAAAATTGCTTCTAATATGATGGGCGGTATGCCAGTTAACAATTTAGATGACATTGCGAAAAGTGCTATTTCAGAACTTGGGAATATGATTTTGGGAAACGCAGCCACACTACTTTATAATAAAGGTATTACAATAGATATTACACCACCTACTCTTTTGATTGGAGAAAAATTATCTGTATCTACAAGCTCAAAGGAAACAATTACCGTTCCATTGAATACAGATTGTGGTATAATTGAATTAGATATTGCAATAAAGGAGTAG
- the trmL gene encoding tRNA (uridine(34)/cytosine(34)/5-carboxymethylaminomethyluridine(34)-2'-O)-methyltransferase TrmL, producing the protein MSINIVLFEPEIPPNTGNIARTCAATGSRLHLIKPLGFSIDDKHLKRAGLDYWDLLDLHIYDNIDELFAKYKGAKFFFATTKGKNFYTDMKYEDECFIVFGKETAGLPKEILNKNEDNCIRIPMVKNERARSLNLSNSANIILYEALRQTGFVNLV; encoded by the coding sequence ATGTCTATAAATATAGTATTGTTTGAACCAGAAATACCACCAAATACAGGAAATATTGCGAGAACTTGTGCAGCAACAGGAAGTAGATTACATTTAATAAAACCTTTAGGATTTTCAATTGATGATAAGCATTTAAAGAGAGCTGGATTAGATTACTGGGATTTGTTGGATTTACATATCTATGACAATATTGATGAATTATTTGCTAAATATAAAGGTGCGAAATTCTTTTTTGCAACAACAAAAGGAAAAAATTTCTATACGGATATGAAGTATGAAGACGAATGCTTTATTGTATTTGGAAAGGAAACGGCTGGTTTGCCAAAAGAAATACTTAATAAAAATGAAGATAATTGTATAAGAATTCCTATGGTTAAAAATGAGAGAGCAAGATCTTTAAATTTATCAAATTCTGCTAATATCATATTATATGAAGCATTAAGACAAACAGGTTTTGTAAATTTAGTGTAA
- a CDS encoding Na/Pi cotransporter family protein translates to MEIFFGLIGGLGLFLYGMTIMGDGLEKSAGDKMKKIIEVLTNNRIMAVIVGALVTMIIQSSSATTVMVVGFVNAGIMNLTQATGVIMGANIGTTITAQIASLKLSYIAPVVVGIGVGIWLFSNNKKTKNVAEIFIGFGILFIGMDFMKDAVKPLREYAGFKEMLLSFGNPTFTDSLMAIFTGFLITAVVQSSSATTGILIALASEGLLPIEASLPIIFGTNIGTCVTAMLSSIGANRTAKRAAFIHFTFNVVGTLLFMIFFKDITITIVKHFSPENAARQLANAHTLFNIGNTLLLLPFATIWVKLANKVIPINDSEKREKRGGKYLDDRMLETPSIAIGQVIKEILNMGDLVLESYRTSMKAFFEKSEKLANETFKMEKIINTMEREIAEYLVKLSSTNLSGKQHELVDGLFNTINDIERVGDHADNLAELAIFASERKLVFSKGAIEELKLMHNRVMKSYDQAILSLKTGDMNMARKVVEREGEIDHMEKSLRTSHIARLNKQECSAGAGIIFLDIISNLERIGDHATKIAFSVIDASDKF, encoded by the coding sequence ATGGAAATCTTCTTTGGACTAATTGGAGGGCTAGGATTATTTCTTTATGGAATGACTATTATGGGTGATGGGCTGGAAAAGTCTGCTGGAGATAAGATGAAAAAAATTATCGAAGTCCTTACAAATAATAGAATCATGGCAGTAATTGTTGGAGCATTGGTTACAATGATTATACAAAGCAGTAGTGCAACTACCGTTATGGTTGTAGGTTTTGTAAACGCAGGAATTATGAATTTAACTCAGGCTACAGGAGTTATTATGGGTGCTAATATAGGAACTACTATAACTGCTCAAATCGCCTCGTTAAAATTAAGCTATATTGCTCCTGTCGTGGTTGGAATAGGTGTTGGAATATGGCTTTTTAGCAACAATAAAAAGACAAAAAATGTAGCAGAAATTTTTATAGGGTTTGGTATTTTATTTATTGGTATGGACTTTATGAAAGATGCGGTAAAACCACTTCGTGAATATGCAGGGTTTAAAGAAATGCTACTTAGCTTTGGAAATCCAACATTTACTGATTCATTGATGGCTATATTTACAGGATTTTTGATTACTGCAGTAGTGCAGAGTAGTAGTGCGACTACAGGTATTTTAATCGCTTTAGCGAGTGAAGGACTTTTACCTATAGAAGCTTCTTTACCCATTATATTTGGAACCAATATTGGAACTTGTGTAACAGCTATGTTATCAAGTATTGGAGCGAATAGAACAGCAAAAAGAGCAGCATTTATTCATTTTACTTTTAATGTAGTTGGTACATTATTATTTATGATATTCTTTAAAGATATAACTATTACGATTGTGAAGCATTTTTCACCAGAAAATGCAGCAAGGCAATTGGCTAATGCACATACTCTTTTCAATATTGGAAACACATTACTATTACTACCTTTTGCTACAATATGGGTAAAACTTGCTAATAAAGTGATCCCTATAAATGATTCTGAAAAGAGAGAAAAAAGAGGTGGTAAGTATCTTGATGATAGGATGCTAGAAACACCATCTATTGCTATAGGACAAGTAATAAAGGAAATACTTAATATGGGTGATTTAGTTTTAGAGAGCTATCGAACCTCTATGAAAGCTTTTTTTGAGAAAAGTGAGAAATTAGCAAATGAGACCTTTAAAATGGAAAAAATTATAAATACGATGGAACGAGAAATTGCTGAATATCTAGTTAAATTATCTAGTACTAATTTATCAGGGAAGCAACATGAACTTGTGGATGGATTGTTTAATACGATTAATGATATTGAGCGGGTAGGAGATCATGCTGATAATTTAGCTGAATTAGCCATTTTTGCTTCGGAACGTAAATTAGTATTTAGCAAAGGGGCTATAGAAGAATTAAAGCTTATGCATAATCGTGTAATGAAATCATATGATCAAGCAATTCTTTCATTAAAAACAGGAGATATGAATATGGCAAGAAAGGTTGTTGAAAGAGAAGGAGAAATTGATCATATGGAAAAATCACTTAGGACTAGTCATATTGCAAGATTAAATAAACAGGAATGTTCAGCAGGTGCAGGAATTATATTTTTAGATATTATTAGCAATCTTGAAAGAATAGGAGATCATGCTACGAAAATTGCTTTTTCTGTAATAGATGCATCTGATAAATTTTAA
- a CDS encoding DegV family protein: protein MKPIKIITTSLSDIPKELIDKYDITVLPLTIRFGDNEFKDREDLSPEEFFNKLQASDELPSTSQVIPSIFMKEMKNALENGYEVIVINGSSGVSGTHQSSLIAKKELASDDITVIDTLSLSYTCGMIAVEAAKMAKEGKSKKEIIERVEKMKEKADHIFSVETLDYLKKGGRLSNTKATIGKILNIKPILTIKNGKVELFDKVRGSKKVIPKMIQIAKERGLKHGSEYVCIAHGANIDGLEKLKKEIMDTFEPKKIITTEIGCTIGTYTGPGILALLYMRDE, encoded by the coding sequence TTGAAGCCTATAAAAATTATAACAACAAGCTTATCTGATATTCCGAAGGAGCTTATCGATAAATATGATATTACAGTTTTACCATTAACAATAAGGTTTGGAGATAATGAATTTAAAGATAGAGAGGATTTAAGCCCAGAAGAATTTTTTAATAAACTTCAAGCTTCTGATGAATTGCCTAGTACTTCTCAAGTCATTCCAAGTATTTTTATGAAGGAAATGAAAAATGCTTTAGAAAATGGATATGAAGTAATAGTTATTAATGGATCTTCAGGTGTTAGTGGAACTCATCAATCATCACTAATAGCAAAGAAGGAATTGGCGTCTGATGATATAACAGTAATTGATACTTTATCACTTTCATATACTTGTGGAATGATTGCAGTAGAAGCAGCAAAAATGGCAAAGGAAGGTAAAAGCAAAAAAGAAATTATAGAAAGAGTAGAAAAAATGAAAGAGAAAGCTGATCATATTTTTTCTGTAGAAACTCTTGACTACCTTAAAAAGGGTGGAAGGCTTAGTAATACTAAGGCAACTATTGGAAAAATATTAAATATAAAACCTATTTTGACTATAAAAAATGGAAAAGTAGAACTTTTTGATAAAGTAAGAGGAAGTAAAAAAGTAATACCTAAAATGATTCAAATTGCAAAAGAAAGAGGTTTAAAGCATGGATCAGAATATGTGTGTATAGCACATGGGGCAAATATTGACGGATTAGAAAAGCTTAAAAAAGAGATTATGGATACTTTTGAGCCAAAAAAAATCATTACTACGGAAATAGGATGTACCATAGGGACTTATACTGGTCCAGGAATATTGGCTCTTCTTTACATGAGAGATGAATAA
- a CDS encoding GrdX family protein, with translation MKKVLITNNLKVFEENKEKMDIIYSKDYTYLDVLIITRNKIHEGYRLLTHPLSGSVKPNETPFKSVIMTKKKNELHIKSLEIIEESIQTAEKFIKGKKIPLWTEKILEDFKLIDYCLIKSAIESMDQFF, from the coding sequence ATGAAAAAAGTTCTAATTACAAATAATTTGAAAGTTTTTGAAGAAAATAAAGAAAAAATGGATATAATTTATTCAAAAGATTATACATATCTTGATGTTCTTATAATTACGAGAAACAAGATACATGAGGGATATAGATTGCTTACTCACCCTCTCTCAGGAAGCGTTAAGCCTAATGAGACTCCTTTTAAATCAGTCATTATGACAAAGAAAAAAAATGAGCTTCATATTAAATCACTTGAAATAATTGAAGAAAGTATTCAGACGGCAGAGAAGTTTATAAAAGGGAAGAAAATACCTCTTTGGACAGAAAAAATATTAGAGGATTTTAAACTTATTGACTATTGTCTTATAAAGAGTGCAATAGAAAGTATGGATCAATTTTTTTGA
- the trxB gene encoding thioredoxin-disulfide reductase, with protein MEKLYDVIIIGAGPAGLAAGLYAARAKMKTLILEKDKTGGQIVTTNEVANYPGSIQNATGPSLIARMVEQAEEFGAERKKDTVIDVDFTEKVKVIKGEKEVYKSKTVIIASGATPKQIGCPGEKELIGKGVSYCATCDADFFTGLEVFVIGGGDSALEEAMYLTKFAKKVTIVHRRDELRAAKSIQEKAFKNEKIDFMWDTVVEEIKGDGIVEAIVFKNKKTGKITEYHADENDGTFGIFPFVGYKPQSDVYKGKIELTDDGYVITDADMRTSVAGVFAAGDIRVKSLRQVVTATADGAIAAVAAEKYIENHY; from the coding sequence ATGGAAAAACTATATGACGTAATCATAATAGGAGCAGGGCCTGCTGGACTTGCAGCAGGTCTATATGCAGCAAGAGCGAAAATGAAAACATTGATTTTAGAAAAGGATAAAACAGGAGGTCAGATTGTTACGACAAATGAAGTAGCAAATTATCCAGGTTCTATTCAAAATGCTACAGGGCCAAGCCTTATTGCAAGGATGGTAGAACAGGCAGAGGAATTTGGTGCAGAAAGAAAGAAGGATACAGTAATAGATGTTGATTTTACTGAAAAAGTAAAGGTAATAAAGGGAGAGAAGGAAGTATATAAGTCTAAGACAGTAATAATTGCAAGTGGTGCTACACCAAAACAAATTGGTTGTCCAGGAGAAAAGGAATTAATAGGAAAAGGAGTATCCTATTGTGCAACTTGTGATGCAGACTTTTTTACAGGTTTAGAAGTATTTGTAATAGGAGGAGGAGATTCTGCATTAGAAGAAGCTATGTATCTAACGAAATTTGCCAAAAAGGTTACGATTGTACATAGGAGAGATGAGTTAAGAGCTGCAAAATCAATTCAAGAGAAAGCATTTAAAAATGAAAAAATAGATTTTATGTGGGATACAGTAGTAGAAGAAATAAAAGGAGATGGAATTGTAGAAGCTATTGTATTTAAGAACAAAAAAACAGGTAAAATTACAGAATATCATGCAGATGAAAATGATGGAACATTTGGGATATTCCCGTTTGTAGGATATAAACCTCAAAGTGATGTATATAAAGGAAAAATTGAATTAACAGATGATGGATATGTTATAACAGATGCAGACATGAGAACAAGTGTAGCAGGTGTATTTGCTGCTGGAGATATTAGAGTAAAATCCTTAAGGCAGGTAGTAACTGCTACAGCAGATGGTGCAATTGCAGCTGTTGCAGCAGAAAAATATATTGAAAATCATTATTAA
- the trxA gene encoding thioredoxin TrxA, with product MLALDKNTFQKEVLEASGYVLVDYWSDGCEPCKALMPDIEELAAEYEGRVKFAKLNTMKARRLAISQRVLGLPTIALYKDGEKVDEVTKEAATKANILAMLQKHVG from the coding sequence ATGTTAGCACTTGATAAAAATACTTTTCAAAAAGAAGTTTTAGAGGCATCTGGATATGTGCTTGTGGATTATTGGAGTGATGGCTGTGAGCCATGCAAAGCATTAATGCCAGATATAGAAGAGCTTGCAGCTGAATATGAAGGAAGAGTAAAATTTGCAAAATTAAATACTATGAAAGCAAGAAGGCTTGCTATATCACAAAGAGTATTAGGACTTCCAACAATTGCATTATACAAAGATGGTGAAAAAGTAGATGAAGTGACAAAGGAAGCTGCAACAAAAGCTAATATTCTTGCTATGCTTCAAAAACATGTAGGATAG